The following proteins are co-located in the Tetrapisispora phaffii CBS 4417 chromosome 4, complete genome genome:
- the TPHA0D02640 gene encoding peroxiredoxin (similar to Saccharomyces cerevisiae TSA2 (YDR453C) and TSA1 (YML028W); ancestral locus Anc_5.569) — protein MVAQVQKEAPAFKKTAVVDGVFDEVSLEQYRGKYVVLGFIPLAFTFVCPTEIVAFSDAVKRFRDLGAEVLFASTDSEYSLLAWTNIARKDGGLGPVDIPLLADTNHSLSRDYGVLIEEEGIALRGLFVIDPKGIIRHITINDLPVGRNVEEALRIVEGFQWTDKHGTVLPCNWTPGSATIKPTVDESKEYFNEANK, from the coding sequence ATGGTCGCTCAAGTTCAAAAAGAAGCTCCAGCTTTCAAGAAGACTGCTGTTGTCGACGGTGTTTTTGATGAAGTCTCATTGGAACAATACAGAGGTAAATATGTTGTTTTAGGTTTCATTCCATTAGCTTTTACTTTCGTCTGTCCAACTGAAATTGTTGCTTTTTCGGACGCTGTCAAGAGATTCAGAGATTTAGGTGCTGAAGTTTTATTCGCCTCCACTGATTCCGAATACTCTTTATTAGCTTGGACTAACATTGCTAGAAAAGATGGTGGTTTAGGCCCAGTCGACATCCCTCTATTAGCCGACACCAACCACAGTTTGTCCAGGGACTACGGTGTCTtgattgaagaagaaggtaTCGCCTTAAGAGGTCTATTCGTCATTGATCCAAAGGGTATCATTAGACACATTACCATCAACGATTTACCAGTCGGTAGAAATGTTGAAGAAGCTTTAAGAATAGTCGAAGGCTTCCAATGGACTGACAAGCACGGTACTGTCTTACCATGTAACTGGACTCCAGGTTCCGCTACTATTAAGCCAACCGTCGACGAATCCAAGGAATACTTTAACGAAGctaacaaataa